The following coding sequences lie in one Calidithermus timidus DSM 17022 genomic window:
- a CDS encoding DUF1616 domain-containing protein, which translates to MKLDQQNRDLLLVMVLAVTVGAWVVLFPDVQSPLRVVLGFLAMLALPGYALMIVLFPRRSDLDFADRLILCLGLSVPVIVLVGVILNYSPFMIRSASVAVGMTIATVLLGGMALWRRSRVPLPERFTPELRPSTTQVAWVVSFALMAFVVYWVARPNERFTEFYVLGPQGGLENYARQLRPGEAFTVTLVLRNFERRRMEYRLRVPFDPAIGELHTPVIAHEGTWARTLRLKAPAGSGRTQLNFELYRPGDSTPYRQLYLRVDLVGSTQP; encoded by the coding sequence ATGAAGCTTGACCAACAAAACCGCGACCTGCTGCTGGTGATGGTTTTGGCGGTCACGGTGGGTGCGTGGGTCGTGCTTTTTCCCGATGTGCAGTCTCCACTGCGGGTGGTGCTGGGTTTTCTAGCCATGCTGGCCCTACCGGGTTATGCACTGATGATAGTGCTCTTTCCCAGGCGATCAGACCTCGACTTTGCCGATCGCCTGATCCTGTGCCTGGGGTTGTCGGTGCCGGTGATCGTGTTGGTGGGGGTGATCCTCAACTACTCACCCTTCATGATCAGATCGGCCTCGGTAGCGGTGGGCATGACCATCGCCACCGTGCTGCTGGGGGGGATGGCCCTGTGGCGGCGCTCGAGGGTGCCCCTACCGGAGCGCTTCACCCCTGAGCTGCGGCCCAGCACCACTCAGGTAGCCTGGGTCGTCAGCTTTGCCCTGATGGCTTTTGTGGTGTACTGGGTGGCGCGGCCCAACGAGCGCTTTACCGAGTTTTACGTGCTGGGCCCTCAGGGAGGGCTGGAGAACTATGCCAGACAGCTGCGCCCGGGTGAAGCGTTTACCGTGACCCTGGTGCTGCGCAATTTCGAGCGCAGGCGCATGGAATACCGGCTTAGGGTGCCCTTCGATCCCGCCATCGGTGAGCTGCATACTCCGGTGATCGCCCACGAGGGAACCTGGGCGCGTACCCTTCGGCTGAAGGCTCCGGCGGGTTCGGGCCGGACCCAACTGAATTTCGAGCTGTACCGCCCAGGAGATTCCACGCCCTACCGCCAGCTTTACCTACGGGTAGATCTGGTGGGCAGTACCCAACCTTAG
- a CDS encoding ABC transporter ATP-binding protein, producing the protein MVGIRCLGLRKVFSSSRGPKTVLEGVNLEVKGGEFVAILGPSGCGKTTLLNILSGLDRDYGGQVSFTNSLGPVPPTIGYVFQEPRLLPWMTVRQNIHFALEANPSPKVGARVQNWLRRVGLADYYDYYPNQLSTGMQHRVALARALILDPEVMLLDEPFSSLDEITAMSMREEVLELWKEQQGTVLLVTHNPLEAVYLADRVLIMAANPGRIIAELELAGRLFRPRDPEDRRLWELSREAVRLLSPHLRLGSTVGE; encoded by the coding sequence ATGGTGGGGATTCGCTGCTTGGGCCTGCGCAAGGTCTTCTCCTCGAGCCGGGGTCCAAAGACAGTGCTGGAGGGGGTGAACCTCGAGGTCAAGGGCGGGGAGTTCGTGGCCATCTTGGGGCCTTCGGGCTGCGGCAAGACCACCCTGCTCAACATCCTCAGCGGCCTCGACCGCGATTACGGCGGTCAGGTGAGCTTCACCAACTCGCTCGGCCCGGTGCCACCCACCATCGGCTACGTGTTTCAGGAGCCCCGCCTGCTGCCGTGGATGACGGTGCGGCAGAATATCCACTTCGCCCTCGAGGCCAACCCCTCCCCTAAGGTGGGGGCGCGGGTGCAGAACTGGCTCAGGCGGGTGGGGCTGGCCGATTACTACGACTATTACCCCAATCAGCTCTCCACGGGGATGCAGCACCGCGTGGCGCTGGCGCGGGCGCTTATCCTCGATCCCGAAGTGATGCTGCTCGACGAACCCTTCAGCTCCCTCGACGAGATCACCGCCATGAGCATGCGCGAGGAGGTGCTGGAGTTGTGGAAGGAGCAGCAGGGCACGGTGCTTCTGGTGACCCACAACCCCCTCGAGGCGGTCTACCTGGCCGACCGCGTGCTGATCATGGCCGCCAACCCCGGACGAATCATCGCCGAGCTCGAGCTCGCCGGGCGCCTTTTCCGGCCCCGCGATCCTGAGGACCGGCGCTTGTGGGAGCTCTCCCGTGAAGCCGTGCGCCTGCTCTCACCCCACCTCCGCCTGGGCAGCACTGTCGGCGAATGA
- a CDS encoding ABC transporter substrate-binding protein, which yields MGVGVRALALLATLVVSGLSLAQEPKTIRVGLQAGGTFSWVIYAIERFGIDKQLGIQIKEVTYPTKAATQLALRAGEVQVTVDDFIEAVRIQQQGIPARAVYPYSLVTGGVVVRADSSIKSVADLKGKTIAAQSLGDKSLLILRALAVYKYGFDPQKDSKVVAAAPPLMSELLRKGEIDAALPFWHFVARQVASGEARELISAVDMLKELGAPQDLPLLLIIARNDVDTDTVERLLKAVQLANQRMKETDAFWQEILDKNLYALPDRSLMPAVRKRWESGLPKRWDAGVVVGLTNLVQRMVQVAGAEVVGVSRFDARAYSTQFKPLGD from the coding sequence ATGGGAGTGGGCGTGAGGGCATTGGCGCTGCTGGCTACCTTGGTGGTAAGCGGCCTGTCTTTGGCCCAGGAGCCGAAGACCATCCGGGTAGGGCTTCAGGCGGGAGGCACTTTTAGCTGGGTGATCTATGCGATTGAGCGTTTTGGCATCGATAAGCAACTGGGGATACAGATCAAGGAGGTGACCTACCCTACCAAAGCAGCCACCCAGCTCGCGCTACGGGCTGGAGAGGTCCAGGTCACGGTGGATGACTTCATCGAGGCCGTTCGTATCCAGCAGCAGGGGATTCCCGCTCGAGCGGTCTATCCTTACAGCCTGGTGACGGGCGGGGTGGTGGTCCGGGCCGACAGCTCCATCAAAAGCGTCGCCGACCTCAAGGGCAAGACCATCGCCGCGCAGAGCCTAGGGGACAAGAGCCTCCTCATCCTGCGGGCGCTGGCGGTTTACAAGTACGGCTTCGACCCGCAGAAAGACAGCAAGGTGGTAGCGGCGGCTCCCCCGCTGATGTCGGAGTTGCTGAGGAAGGGCGAGATCGACGCGGCGCTGCCTTTCTGGCATTTCGTGGCTCGACAGGTGGCTTCGGGTGAGGCGCGGGAGCTGATCTCGGCGGTGGACATGCTCAAGGAGCTGGGGGCCCCGCAGGACCTTCCGCTGCTGCTGATCATCGCTCGTAACGATGTCGATACCGACACCGTCGAGCGCCTGTTGAAGGCGGTTCAGCTCGCCAACCAGCGGATGAAGGAGACCGACGCCTTCTGGCAGGAGATCCTGGACAAGAACCTCTACGCTCTGCCCGACCGCTCCCTGATGCCGGCGGTGCGCAAGCGCTGGGAATCTGGCCTTCCCAAGCGCTGGGACGCGGGGGTAGTGGTGGGACTGACCAACTTGGTGCAGCGCATGGTGCAGGTAGCCGGCGCGGAGGTGGTGGGGGTCTCGCGTTTCGACGCCAGAGCCTACAGCACGCAATTCAAACCCCTTGGTGACTAG
- the gmd gene encoding GDP-mannose 4,6-dehydratase, with amino-acid sequence MAKRALITGITGQDGAYLSKLLLEKGYEVYGTYRRSASVNLWRLEELGIAGDVRLVAFDLLEYSNIRRTLEKVQPDELYNLAAQSFVALSFEQPLYTADVDALGVGRLLESIREVNPKIRFYQASTSEMFGKAQETPQTERTPFYPRSPYGVAKLYGHWITVNYRESYGMHASSGILFNHESPLRGQEFVTRKITSSLARIRYGQQEVLELGNLDAQRDWGFAGDYVEGMWRMLQQPEADDYVLATGVTTKVRTFVEHAARAAGFEISWEGEGVGEVGLDQKGRVIVRVNPEYYRPAEVDLLLGNPAKARAKLGWEPKVDLAGLVRMMVEKDLQRVANGGLRG; translated from the coding sequence ATGGCAAAGCGAGCGTTGATCACGGGGATCACCGGGCAGGACGGGGCGTATCTGTCGAAGCTGTTGCTGGAGAAGGGCTACGAGGTGTACGGCACCTACCGCCGCAGCGCCAGCGTCAACCTGTGGCGGCTGGAGGAGCTGGGCATCGCCGGGGACGTGAGGCTGGTGGCTTTCGACCTGCTGGAGTACTCCAACATCCGCCGCACCCTGGAGAAGGTGCAGCCTGACGAGCTGTACAATCTGGCGGCCCAGAGCTTCGTGGCGCTGTCCTTCGAGCAGCCGCTCTACACCGCCGATGTCGACGCGCTGGGGGTGGGGCGCCTTCTCGAGTCCATCCGCGAGGTCAACCCCAAGATTCGCTTCTACCAGGCCTCCACCTCCGAGATGTTCGGCAAGGCGCAGGAGACGCCCCAGACCGAGCGGACCCCCTTCTACCCGCGCAGCCCCTACGGGGTGGCCAAGCTCTACGGGCACTGGATCACCGTCAACTACCGCGAGTCCTACGGGATGCACGCCTCCAGCGGCATCCTCTTCAACCACGAGAGCCCCCTGCGCGGGCAGGAGTTCGTGACCCGCAAGATCACCAGCTCGCTGGCGCGCATCCGCTACGGCCAGCAGGAGGTGCTCGAGCTAGGCAACCTCGACGCCCAGCGCGACTGGGGCTTCGCCGGGGATTACGTCGAGGGCATGTGGCGCATGTTGCAGCAGCCTGAGGCCGACGATTACGTGCTGGCCACGGGGGTCACCACCAAGGTGCGCACCTTTGTCGAGCACGCGGCCCGGGCCGCGGGCTTTGAGATCAGCTGGGAGGGGGAAGGGGTGGGTGAGGTGGGCCTCGACCAAAAGGGGCGGGTCATCGTGCGGGTCAATCCCGAGTACTACCGCCCTGCCGAGGTAGACCTGCTGCTGGGCAACCCGGCCAAAGCCCGGGCCAAACTGGGCTGGGAGCCCAAGGTGGACCTGGCGGGATTGGTGCGCATGATGGTCGAGAAGGACCTCCAGCGCGTGGCCAACGGCGGGCTGCGCGGGTAG
- a CDS encoding CPBP family intramembrane glutamic endopeptidase, translating to METVALKRPFWPAWLYFAGLVLAEWLAAGANRGPGMLVHTLIVLSALIHAAYLSGPAARMLSVLALAPMVRVLDLMMPQSFVEAIWRFPLVNFPLIIAVFITIRTLNLRRQEVGLQVGFLPVQLLIALSGLVVGIIEHRIIQPQALVGSLEWPEILLPIVILMVFTGFSEELMFRGLLQHMIIPVLGPLGGISFVALIFGAFHFGWQSAGDVLFVTIVAWVWGWLAWRTRSILGVSLAHGLANVWLFVIMPLASSQ from the coding sequence GTGGAGACTGTTGCCCTAAAACGCCCATTCTGGCCGGCATGGCTCTATTTCGCGGGGTTGGTGTTGGCGGAGTGGCTGGCCGCCGGAGCCAATCGGGGGCCGGGGATGTTGGTGCACACCCTGATCGTCTTGAGTGCCCTGATTCACGCCGCCTACCTGAGCGGACCGGCGGCCCGGATGCTGAGCGTGCTGGCTCTGGCCCCCATGGTGCGGGTGCTGGACCTGATGATGCCGCAGAGCTTCGTCGAAGCTATCTGGCGCTTCCCGCTGGTCAACTTTCCGCTCATCATCGCGGTCTTCATCACCATTCGCACCCTCAACCTGCGCCGCCAGGAGGTGGGGCTTCAGGTGGGCTTCCTCCCGGTGCAGCTTCTGATCGCCCTGAGCGGCCTGGTGGTGGGGATCATTGAGCACCGCATCATCCAGCCGCAGGCCCTGGTGGGGAGCCTCGAGTGGCCAGAAATCCTGTTGCCCATCGTGATCCTGATGGTCTTCACCGGCTTCAGCGAGGAGCTGATGTTCCGGGGCTTGCTGCAGCACATGATCATACCGGTGCTGGGGCCGCTGGGAGGCATCAGCTTCGTGGCGCTGATTTTCGGAGCCTTTCACTTCGGTTGGCAGTCCGCAGGGGACGTGCTCTTCGTGACCATCGTCGCCTGGGTTTGGGGCTGGCTGGCTTGGCGCACGCGCTCGATTCTGGGTGTCAGCCTCGCACACGGCCTGGCCAACGTTTGGTTGTTCGTGATCATGCCGCTGGCCTCGAGCCAATAG
- a CDS encoding ABC transporter permease produces the protein MEALPAQTSTRSQGDFSRSLGLRVLSLLSIVLVWLGLSWLLGRTVVPGPVETVEFLIREHERGQLWVHVGITLWRVLLSFAITMALGVLVGVAVGLSRTLDRLLEAWVVTGLAIPRILPLVVCYLLIGLNDTAAIVALVIIMVPQVIVQMREGIRSIDVKLVEMARALRRPRGQIWRQVVFPQLAPYLLGTARGVLSLSWKMVVFAELIGRTSGVGYQINFYFQMFEMRGILAYGLAMTLVLAAIDLSMLALSERAFRWRRPVERVI, from the coding sequence ATGGAAGCCCTCCCTGCCCAAACCTCCACCCGCTCGCAGGGGGACTTTTCCCGTTCCCTCGGCCTGCGGGTGCTTTCACTGCTTTCGATCGTGCTGGTGTGGTTGGGGCTGTCCTGGCTGCTGGGGCGTACGGTGGTTCCCGGCCCGGTGGAGACGGTGGAATTTCTCATCCGTGAGCACGAGCGCGGGCAGTTGTGGGTCCACGTGGGGATTACCCTGTGGCGGGTGCTGCTCTCCTTTGCGATCACCATGGCTCTGGGCGTCCTGGTCGGGGTGGCAGTAGGGCTTTCGCGCACCCTGGACCGCCTGCTGGAAGCCTGGGTGGTTACCGGGCTGGCCATCCCCCGCATACTGCCGCTAGTGGTGTGCTATCTGCTCATTGGGCTCAACGACACGGCGGCCATCGTAGCGCTGGTGATCATCATGGTGCCGCAGGTGATCGTGCAGATGCGCGAGGGCATCCGCTCCATAGACGTCAAGCTGGTGGAGATGGCTCGAGCGCTGCGCAGACCCAGGGGGCAGATTTGGCGCCAGGTGGTGTTCCCCCAACTGGCGCCCTACCTGCTGGGCACCGCCAGGGGGGTGCTCTCGCTGAGCTGGAAGATGGTGGTGTTTGCCGAGCTGATCGGTCGCACTAGCGGGGTTGGCTACCAGATCAACTTCTACTTCCAGATGTTTGAGATGCGCGGCATCCTGGCCTATGGGCTGGCCATGACCCTGGTGCTGGCGGCCATCGACCTCTCGATGCTGGCCTTGAGCGAGCGCGCTTTCCGCTGGCGGCGGCCTGTGGAGCGGGTGATCTGA
- a CDS encoding DHA2 family efflux MFS transporter permease subunit yields MSEAASTQAPSQGVSRENRLTFIGILLGMFLAALDQTIVSTALPKIIADLNGTELYAWVTTSYLLTSTVAAPIFGRLTELYSRKAILLIAVLIFLGGSALCGLSQNMPELIVFRGLQGIGGGALFALALTTIALLFPPRERGRVGGLFGAIFGFSSAVGPWLGGLLTDHLSWHWVFYINMPVGAVALWFIVRFMPRLRPEHRESFDFLGAGLLVVWTVPLMLAFSWGGSTYAWGSPRILGLFALSAVGLVLWVWSQTRANHPLFDLTVFRVRSFTLASVAGFFYGPAFLGAVAFLPLYLQVVKGVSASASGVTVLPLTLGVILGAVGSGVLSSRIGRFKPILVVGTLWLLAVFLVLHFVISVETPLWLAVLFFLLLGLGLGPSQSQLQIAAQNNVPLQRLGSATAAIQFIRQIGSTIGIAVLGTVLANTLNAETCKVFPDNASCKPGATVRRSQEGVQGTNLDASFAQLEARLVAALKGDHQAYMALMSDPNLPAEQKQNLVDGGIPAQFDALEAKVIAAVKGDVTAYRQLVSDPKVPEQLKSRLVEGGIPAQVETQNRQLLVALEKALRGDEQARAALLANPQLPAQVKDLLSGPRPPTQAVAGILEGVRRGLEAAKPQLIAQVEAQAIPQIQEGLRQAEARALEEVPASLVKSLEATKEKLKTALNNGITQAEKNIFLYAAGFVLISFLFIALLPNEELRGGGGFGARGAPATAH; encoded by the coding sequence ATGAGCGAAGCCGCCTCGACCCAAGCCCCTTCCCAGGGCGTCAGCCGGGAGAACCGCCTGACTTTCATCGGTATTCTGCTGGGCATGTTCCTGGCGGCGCTGGATCAGACCATCGTCTCGACCGCGCTGCCCAAGATCATCGCCGACCTCAACGGCACCGAACTCTATGCCTGGGTCACCACTTCCTACCTGCTGACCTCCACGGTGGCCGCCCCCATCTTTGGCCGCCTGACCGAGCTCTACAGCCGCAAAGCCATCCTGCTGATCGCGGTGCTGATCTTTCTAGGCGGCTCGGCGCTGTGCGGGCTTAGCCAGAACATGCCCGAACTCATCGTCTTCCGAGGCCTTCAGGGCATCGGTGGGGGGGCGCTGTTCGCCCTGGCCCTCACCACCATCGCCCTGCTGTTCCCCCCGCGCGAGCGTGGCCGGGTGGGCGGGCTCTTCGGGGCCATCTTCGGCTTCAGCAGCGCGGTGGGACCGTGGCTAGGTGGCCTGCTGACCGACCACCTCAGCTGGCACTGGGTGTTCTACATCAACATGCCCGTGGGCGCGGTGGCCTTGTGGTTCATCGTCCGCTTCATGCCCCGCCTACGACCAGAGCACCGCGAAAGCTTCGACTTCCTGGGAGCGGGATTGTTGGTGGTGTGGACCGTTCCGCTGATGCTGGCCTTCTCCTGGGGGGGCAGCACCTACGCCTGGGGCAGCCCGCGCATCCTCGGCCTGTTCGCCCTGAGCGCGGTGGGCCTGGTGTTGTGGGTCTGGTCGCAGACCCGCGCCAATCACCCGCTCTTCGACCTCACGGTCTTCCGCGTGCGCAGCTTCACCTTGGCCTCGGTGGCAGGCTTCTTCTACGGCCCGGCCTTCCTGGGCGCGGTGGCCTTCCTGCCGCTGTACCTTCAGGTGGTCAAGGGTGTCTCGGCTTCGGCCTCGGGCGTCACCGTGCTGCCGCTGACGCTGGGGGTGATCCTCGGCGCGGTGGGGAGCGGGGTCCTCTCGAGCCGCATCGGGCGCTTCAAGCCCATCCTGGTAGTGGGCACGCTGTGGCTGCTGGCGGTCTTCCTGGTGCTGCACTTCGTGATCAGCGTGGAGACCCCGCTGTGGCTGGCGGTGCTGTTCTTCCTGTTGCTGGGGTTGGGCCTGGGCCCCTCGCAATCGCAATTACAGATCGCGGCGCAGAACAACGTGCCGCTGCAGCGGCTGGGCTCGGCCACTGCGGCCATCCAGTTCATCCGCCAGATCGGCTCCACCATCGGCATCGCCGTGCTGGGAACCGTGCTGGCCAACACCCTCAACGCCGAAACCTGTAAGGTCTTCCCCGACAACGCCTCCTGCAAGCCCGGAGCTACGGTGCGGCGTAGCCAGGAGGGGGTCCAGGGGACCAACCTCGACGCGAGCTTCGCCCAGCTCGAGGCCCGCCTCGTCGCCGCGCTCAAGGGCGACCACCAGGCCTACATGGCCCTGATGAGCGACCCCAACCTCCCCGCCGAGCAGAAACAAAACCTCGTCGATGGCGGCATCCCCGCGCAGTTCGACGCGCTCGAGGCCAAGGTGATCGCCGCGGTCAAGGGTGACGTGACGGCTTACCGCCAGCTCGTGAGCGACCCCAAGGTACCCGAGCAGCTCAAGAGCCGACTGGTCGAGGGCGGGATTCCGGCCCAGGTCGAAACGCAGAACCGCCAACTCCTGGTCGCGCTGGAGAAAGCCCTTCGGGGCGATGAGCAAGCCAGGGCTGCCCTGCTGGCTAACCCCCAGCTCCCGGCCCAAGTCAAGGACCTGCTCAGCGGCCCCAGGCCCCCGACCCAGGCCGTAGCGGGCATCCTCGAGGGCGTGCGGCGGGGCCTCGAGGCCGCCAAGCCGCAGCTCATCGCCCAGGTCGAGGCTCAGGCCATCCCGCAGATCCAAGAAGGCCTGCGGCAGGCCGAGGCCAGGGCTCTGGAGGAAGTGCCCGCGAGCCTGGTGAAGAGCCTCGAGGCCACCAAGGAGAAGCTCAAAACAGCCCTCAACAACGGCATCACCCAAGCCGAGAAGAACATCTTCCTGTACGCGGCGGGCTTCGTGCTGATCTCGTTTTTGTTCATCGCCCTCTTGCCCAACGAGGAGCTCAGGGGCGGTGGAGGCTTTGGCGCGCGCGGGGCTCCGGCCACAGCACACTAG
- a CDS encoding MarR family winged helix-turn-helix transcriptional regulator, protein MLSWMVLVRIWKLMRDLRDETLPQLERLGLAPNDPWLLAGIEHHHHPTEVVRLTQLPAPTVSQMLKRLEAEGLLVRSLDPSDLRRYRFELTARGREVLEESRTLLMSAMERRLERLSPPQRQQFAQLLETLTHHTDQFTKE, encoded by the coding sequence GTGCTGTCTTGGATGGTGCTCGTTCGAATATGGAAGCTCATGCGGGACCTGCGCGACGAAACCCTGCCGCAGCTCGAGCGCCTGGGGCTGGCCCCCAACGACCCCTGGCTGCTGGCAGGCATCGAGCACCACCACCATCCCACCGAGGTGGTGCGTCTGACGCAGTTGCCCGCGCCCACCGTCTCGCAGATGCTCAAGCGCCTGGAGGCCGAGGGCTTGCTGGTGCGCTCGCTCGACCCTTCCGACCTGCGACGCTATCGCTTCGAGTTGACCGCTCGAGGCCGGGAGGTATTGGAGGAAAGCCGCACCCTTCTGATGAGCGCTATGGAGCGCCGCCTCGAGCGCCTCAGCCCTCCCCAGCGCCAGCAATTTGCACAGCTTCTTGAAACCCTCACCCACCACACCGACCAATTCACGAAGGAGTGA
- a CDS encoding tagatose 1,6-diphosphate aldolase — translation MEVSAMRMGKGKYEGIQACADEKGIIAAAAMDQRGSLRKAIAKAKGGDVSEAELTEFKMAVTKILTPYASAILLDPEFGLPALKVRAPGTGVLLAYEKSGYDTSSKGRLPDLLPEWSVRRLVEAGANAIKILLYYNPFDEVRINAVKHAFIERVGAECAALDVPFFLEPLAYDDSVGDEKSLEFARVKPKYVAKYMEEFSKDRYGVDVLKVELPFNIAYTQGTSAFKGEAAYTRAEAIQHLKAAAQAAGKPFIYLSAGVSDAVFRESLELAIEADVPFSGVLCGRATWQEGIPVYATQGVQALEEWLSDRGVRNIQMLNEVLAKGAKPWWTHYGSLEAVRG, via the coding sequence GTGGAGGTGAGCGCAATGCGCATGGGCAAAGGCAAATACGAGGGCATCCAGGCTTGCGCCGATGAAAAGGGCATCATCGCCGCTGCGGCAATGGACCAGCGCGGTAGCCTGCGCAAGGCCATTGCCAAAGCCAAGGGTGGCGACGTGAGCGAGGCGGAACTGACCGAGTTCAAGATGGCCGTGACCAAGATCCTCACGCCCTACGCCTCGGCCATCCTCCTGGACCCCGAGTTCGGCCTGCCGGCCCTGAAGGTCAGGGCACCCGGAACCGGGGTGCTGCTGGCTTATGAGAAATCCGGCTACGACACCAGCAGCAAGGGCCGCCTGCCCGACCTGCTGCCCGAGTGGAGCGTGCGCCGCCTGGTGGAGGCCGGAGCCAACGCTATCAAGATCCTGCTGTATTACAACCCCTTCGACGAGGTCAGGATCAACGCCGTCAAACACGCCTTTATCGAGCGCGTGGGCGCGGAGTGTGCGGCGCTGGACGTGCCCTTCTTCCTCGAGCCCCTCGCCTACGACGATAGCGTTGGTGACGAGAAGAGCCTCGAGTTCGCCCGGGTCAAGCCTAAGTACGTCGCCAAGTACATGGAGGAGTTCTCCAAAGACCGCTACGGCGTGGACGTGCTCAAGGTCGAATTGCCTTTCAACATCGCCTATACCCAAGGAACCAGTGCCTTCAAGGGCGAGGCTGCGTACACCCGCGCCGAAGCCATCCAGCACCTCAAAGCCGCCGCCCAGGCCGCGGGGAAGCCCTTCATCTACCTCTCCGCCGGCGTATCCGACGCGGTGTTCCGGGAGTCGCTCGAGCTGGCCATCGAGGCCGACGTGCCTTTCAGCGGGGTGCTGTGCGGGCGCGCGACCTGGCAGGAGGGCATCCCCGTGTATGCCACCCAGGGCGTCCAGGCGCTGGAGGAGTGGCTCTCGGACCGCGGGGTCCGGAACATCCAGATGCTCAACGAGGTACTGGCCAAGGGCGCTAAGCCCTGGTGGACGCACTATGGAAGCCTGGAAGCCGTGCGCGGCTGA
- a CDS encoding glycosyltransferase family 4 protein, whose protein sequence is MVLIDATPLQSEHRVRGVGNYLLELLRASEEQGMRPLYVASSWGGGGSALPDFVPKERLLTAPRPHKPAQAYWIYNEFFLRYALLRTRPRVFFAPDFNGLVLNPFGRTVATLYDLTPFKLGDLGDPFSAARWRTYARRLKRADHLVAISSSAKQDAVQILSIPPERVTVTPLAVNHQRFKPSVAEGRYAGAGRYLLHGGAFNPNKNQAGLLQAFARLAPHHPGLELRFFGPWAPEHLEWLGRERQRLGLDERVKHVGYVATEDLPSLYGNAAAFVFPSLEEGFGLPVLEAMASGAPVVTSNCSSLPEAAGEAALLVDPRDPEAIAAAVRRVLEEPGLAEHLREKGYAQAARFTWEATARKTWEVLLGQGCSEGWVTQP, encoded by the coding sequence ATGGTATTGATCGACGCGACGCCGTTGCAATCGGAGCACCGGGTGCGCGGGGTGGGCAACTACCTGCTCGAGCTGCTCAGGGCCAGCGAGGAGCAGGGGATGAGGCCCCTGTATGTGGCCTCGAGCTGGGGGGGAGGGGGGAGCGCCCTCCCCGACTTCGTGCCCAAAGAGCGCCTCCTTACCGCACCCCGCCCCCACAAACCGGCCCAGGCGTACTGGATTTACAACGAGTTTTTCCTGCGCTACGCGCTGCTGCGCACGCGGCCCAGGGTTTTCTTCGCCCCCGACTTCAACGGGCTGGTGCTCAACCCCTTTGGCCGCACCGTGGCCACGCTCTACGACCTCACGCCCTTCAAGCTGGGCGACCTGGGCGATCCTTTCAGCGCCGCGCGCTGGCGCACCTACGCCCGCCGCCTCAAGCGGGCCGACCACCTCGTGGCGATCAGCTCGAGCGCCAAGCAGGACGCGGTACAGATCCTGAGCATCCCCCCCGAGCGCGTCACGGTCACGCCGCTGGCGGTTAACCACCAGCGCTTCAAGCCGAGCGTGGCAGAGGGGCGCTACGCTGGGGCTGGGCGCTACCTGCTGCACGGCGGGGCCTTCAACCCCAACAAGAACCAGGCCGGGCTGCTGCAGGCTTTCGCCCGCCTCGCGCCGCACCACCCCGGCCTCGAGCTGCGCTTCTTCGGCCCCTGGGCCCCCGAGCACCTGGAGTGGCTGGGGCGCGAGCGCCAAAGGCTGGGGCTGGACGAGCGGGTCAAGCACGTCGGCTACGTCGCCACCGAGGACCTGCCCAGCCTCTACGGCAACGCGGCCGCCTTCGTGTTCCCCTCGCTCGAGGAGGGCTTCGGGCTGCCGGTGCTCGAGGCCATGGCCTCAGGGGCCCCCGTAGTAACCTCGAACTGCTCTTCGCTGCCGGAGGCGGCGGGGGAGGCCGCCCTGCTGGTCGACCCCCGCGACCCCGAGGCCATCGCGGCCGCAGTGCGGCGGGTGCTCGAGGAGCCCGGCCTGGCGGAGCACCTGCGTGAGAAGGGCTACGCCCAGGCGGCCCGCTTCACCTGGGAGGCCACCGCCCGCAAGACCTGGGAGGTGCTGTTGGGGCAGGGGTGCAGCGAGGGCTGGGTGACCCAGCCCTGA